GACACCTGTTTTCAGTGGCCTCCAAAGTGGGGGACTTCGATTTCTTCTGGGAGAGAACCAGCCCCCCACGCCCCGCTGCCCCCTCAGCCCCAACAGGAGGGGAGGGAATTCGCTGTCTGAGCGAGCCGGGACCCCGCACAAACTAGCGAGGTCACGATACCGAGGCCCACAAGGCCGTGGCCTCTGGGAATGGGGAGACTCCAGGGAGAGGCCTGATCCCCAGTGTCCACATCCCTCAGGACcaccccacagcagcctgcacTTTGCTCACCTGGAGTCGGGGCCCAGCCGGGGGTCAGAGCTCAATCCAGGGCCAGGTCTAGAGCCTGGAGTTGGGGGCTCAGCCAGACTCAGGGCTCAGTCTGGGGTCACAGCTCAGCCAGGACTGGGGCTTAGTCAGGGTGTGGGCTCAGGTTGGGAACAGGGCTCAGCCTGGGATCAGGGCTCAGCCTGAGGTCAGGGCCCAGCTAAGATTGGGGCTCAGTCAGGATGTGGGCTCAGGTTGGGAATAGGGCTCAGCCTGGGGTCAGGGCTCAGACTGGATGTAGACAGGCTGGAGTCAGGGCTCAGCCAGGATTGGGGCTCAGGCTGGGAACAGGGCTCAGCTAGGATTGGGGCTCAGCCAGGATGTGGGCTCAGGTTGACAATAGGGCTCAGCCTGGGGTCAGGGCTCAGGCTGGGGTCAGGGATCAGACTGGATGTAGACAGGTTGGGGTCAGGGCTCAGCCAGGATTGGGGCTCAGGCTGGGAACAGGGCTCAGCTAGGATTGGGGCTCAGTCAGGATGTGGGCTCAGGTTGGGAACAGGGCTCAGCCTGGAGTCAGGGCCCAGGCTGGAGTCAGGGCTCAGCCAGGGTTGGGGCTCAGGCTGGGGACAGGGTTCAGCTAGGATTGGGGCTCAGTCAGGATGTGGGCTCAAGCTGGGATTAGGGCTCAGTCAGGATGTGGGCTCAGGCTAGGATCAGGTCTCAGGCTGGGATCAGGGCTCAGTCTGGGGTCAGGGCTCAACCAGGGTTGGGGTTCAGTCAGGATGTGGGCTCAGGCTAGGATCAGGGCTCAGGCTGGGATCAGGGCTCAGTCAGGGGTTTTGTGCATAAATTGGGTGACAAAGCAGCAGCACCACCAGCCGCTACCCGAGGCCTGGTCGCAAATGGTGCTGGCCTCTGACCTCTGGAACGCAGCAGCCATGGGTATTAGGCTGGGCGAGGGTGTGGGGGTGATGTGACCCCTGTCCCTGCACCCCAGATTTTCTGGGGTCTGTCAGGATTGCCAAGCAAGGGCAATGGGGAAGGGGGGCTCTGCAGCCCAGAGGAGACCCTGAGTGGCCTGGGAAGGGTCCCTTGGTGCAGAGCACGTGCAGGAGGTGAGGCCGAGTGCACAAGGAGCCGGGCACCGGGGACAGAGGGCAGGGGCAAGGCGGGAAGGAGGGCCCTGAGATGGAGGGGTCACAGCCGCGGAGGCCGCAGGGAAGAATCAGTCCTTCGAGGTGGGCGCTCGGGAGCCACGGTGGGTGCTTGAGCAGGAGAGGCCCCGTGGCAGCCACATGGTGGGGACGGAGAGGGCAGAAGCGGGGTGGCCCTGGTGGGGTGGCCATGGGGACGGTGAGCCCCGGTGTGTTGGGGGTGCATTTGGGAGGTCAGCAAAAGCGCACTCGTGGGATGGGGGTGCGGGGTCactgctgggggtggggctgaATGTTAGGGGACTGGGGAACAGAGCCGGGGTCCAGCCGGCAGAGCCGTGTGAGGGGGGCAGTGAGGGAGTGAACGAAGGATGGATCCCCCAGCCGGGGGAGCCCGCCCCTCCACCCAGCCCCGTCCCCACCTGCCCCTGCGCCTCCCTGGGGCTGGCACCCAGGTATCCCCCCACCCTCCTGGCCCGGGGCCCGCAGCTCCTGACTCAGGGGTGCCCAGGGCTGTCCCTCCACATTCCCAGGTGGCCTGTGCAAACACGGGGTGCCTCCCCACGGCCCCCGCGGGGCACTTTCCAGCCCAGTTACCCCCGGGGAGGGGTGGGGTCGGATTCCCGCTGCCCACGCGCCCACCCACAGGCGGCTCCACTGACCTCTGCCCGCGCTGGGGGCCCCGTCCCCCCCAGGCACCCAGGCACAGCTGACCCGCATCTCGGCACCTTCCAGAAACGGGGGGAAGGTCATTCCAGGGGGGTGCAAGGCTGGGAGGGTGGGAAGCCATGGTGGGGAGCCTGGCCGTGTGCAGGGGTTTGGGGTAACAGGGCCCGTGCAGTGAGAAGTCCCCTGTGCTGCAGGAGGGGAAGCGGGAGGCCGGCCACGGGGGCCCCTGAATGTGGGAGAAAAGGGATCACAGAGAGGGACcccccccactttacagatggggggACTGAGGCTTGTTGGCAGCTTCACCCCCAGTACAGATGACGAGCACCTGGACACAGAAGACCCCAGACCCCTGGGGCTAGGACTGGGGAGCCCCAGGGGGCAGGAGCTGAGCCCTAAATGCCCTCCTGGTCACCGTCCTGCTCTTTGCCTCCTCAAGCCTgggtgccacctcctccaggaagcctccccggCTGCACACTGGGCCAGGCCCCGCATCCCTTTTGTAGGATCGTTTTCGGTCACCCCAATTGGGGTCCCCCCGAGGGAATGGTCCATAGATGACTGTTCACTGTCACTCTACAAGGGAGGTGCTGGCAGGTGGGAGGGGCGAAGGTGAGGCCAGGCTGCCGGCTCTTAGGGATGGGTTGGGGGGCCCTGGGAGGGAGGTGTCCAGGGGAGGAAAGCAACGTGGAGCTGGGCTCCCAGGGGCCGAGCCTCCCGTATCCCCAGGATGGCCGAGCTGTAGTTGCCACCCGAGCATGGGTGAATGTCCTAAAGCACCCCTGAGGCCTGCAGGATCTGAATTCAAATCCCGCCTCCACCGCAGCTGGGATGTATAGCCCTGAGCCGGGACTGCCCGTGTCTGGCCTCTGTTTCCACTTTGGAAAACCAGGGACCCCAGCCCTGTGACGGGAGGACTCGAAGGAGCCCATTTtgctgatggggaaactgaggcaccaaggaGTGCAGACACAACCGGGCGGTGAATCCAGGCAGGTTTCTGTGCCCAGGACCCCGCAGGGGCTGTGCTTGGCCCCAATTCGCAGAGGAGGAAACCGCCAGGTGAAGTGGCTTTGAATCAGCCACACATGCTCCCTCCTGGCTGGGGGCCGACGTttgcagagaaaataaataagttgCACAACCAGGTCATCTACGAGGgcgggggagggaggcaggcccCAGGCCTCGGGTCCCAGCCTGGAGGAGTAGAGGCGAAGCTGCCCTTTCACTGCCATCCCCCTTCCTTGCCCTCTTTGGGGTGTTAGGACACAAAAGCCATCTCcccaaaaagagaaaatcttcaaaTTCGACAACGCAGAAACTGAATACTCCTGAATGGTAACAAGCCCACACACAAAGCCAGATGGAGTGTGACggatggggagaaaatattttcagcatcaAAAGAGATGGAGGATTTGTGTCCCTCACAAACAAAGAGTTTCTGCGAATCAACAAGAACAACAGCCTAGCAGAAAAACAGgcgaaagaaaaaaatgaacaattagaaaaaatacaaatggccccaagataaacagagaaaaagaagctCAAGGTCACTCGTGatgaaagaaatgcaaacaaaGGGAAGCCACCTTTGGTCCTAGAGATGAGCAAAACCGTAAAAGATGGGTGACATCCTGCAGTAGTGAGGTGCTTTCTACAGTAAAGAGACCCCACATCCCTTTGCCTCCCCACCAACTCCAGTCCTAATAATCTGTTTTACAAAAAGTAATAGCACAAGCTGGGACATTCATTACAGCATCCTCGGACATAACCCAGGTGTCCAGCCAAAGGGGATTCGTAAGAAGATTCAGACACGGATGTACAAAGAACATCGCCCAAGGCCACACAAGGAACGGGGATTGCACGTGTCTTCcgagaaagaaaaatgactaaaGTGGAGTGTTCAGGggcaaaaataaaaagtggagacCCAGGATGCCATGTTGAGGGGGGAAAGGTTGTGTAAAGGAAAAAGCATCGAAAATGTGCCGGAGGTAATGCTCCAAGGACTCGGCGGTTAACcggggtgtggggggggggactTTCAGTTCttactttatatttatatttaagggGTGGGATGATGACTGTTggactctattttctttctttctctttctttcttttaaataaaaaaaaatttttaattaaaaagaagttTACTTTTTCAACTCACCGACGCACGCTATGTGGCCAGATTCCGGAGCCGTGGAACAGGGGAACGTGTTTCCATCTGGGGTGAGCGGCCACCCCAACCCCTTCGGCGAGGACGCTGGGGGCCGGTGGCTTCCAGCAGCTCTGGGGTCCTCTAGGGGGAAACCCCTGGCTTCCCGGGGAGGCCCCACAGGGCAGTTGTGCGAGCAGGGAGGGTCCTAGAGTTCAAGGAACATTTTAGACAAAAAGTCCACAGTTTGGCCACTTCCTCGCTCAAAGGCCGAGCGTCTGTGTTTATTCCACGGATACCATTTCTCATTCTGACCTTGAGAGCCACCCGTCAAGGTCAAGGTCAGCTTGTCCATTGGGTACGGGAAGCCCAGCCCCCCAGACTTTTAGGGACCCGGAAGAACGtgttaatttctttcaaaatcagAATGAAAACTGAATATTATAAGAATTATGAATATAAGATAACGATTCTAGCCTGCGTTGTTCTTCTCTTTACACCAACGCACGAAAtagcatttctaattttttttggggggggggatggaGGAAGGGCCCAAGTGAGTTTTGGTTCGTGGACGTGGCAGCGAGCGGAAGCTGTTTGCTGTCAGCGGACCCCAACCGCTTGGAAAGGCCGGGGCACAATGCTGAGCCCCAGACCTGCCCAGGAACGCGCTGCACCCCACTTAGGAGAGTCTGCAAAACAGGCTCAGAGAACACAAAACTCATCCACGCACCTCCTAACTCCTGCCCGCCAGTGGGCAGAGAGGCCAGGCTGGGGCAGCACCCAACGGGGCACGGACACCCCCAGAAGGGGAGGGAAGAAAGTGGGGGGCGCGTCTGGACGTCGTTCCTTGCAATCCTCACTTCGGAAGGCCCTGAACTCCCCCAGCTCCCCTGGCCCCTGATCCGGGGAGGCTGTTTCTTCCTTCCAACCCCAGGACCTTTGCACGAGCCCACGGCTCTCATTTCTCCCAGGCTGCTGCGCTGGttggtttgtttgggttttttcctTGCCCCTTTGATACTCGGCCTGCCCCGGCCCTCCTCCGAGAGGACGGTCCCCACGGCGTCCCCAGTGCCCCACATGCATTAGGCACCCAGGAATGTCGGAGGTGGGGACGGGgcccccatttcacaggtgaggaaacggaggctcagagaggggagacGGGGTCCCCAGTGGGAGGCCCCTGCAAACCTGGGCCCAGACATTTCCCGCGGGGTCCCGGGGCAGCTGTTGGGGCCGCCAAAAGGCCCAGCCCGTGTGTGTGGCAGCGGCAGCTGGGGCTCCCCCGGGGCCACCGTgcgtggggagggggaggggggaggggaggcagcagCTGGCGGTTGGCTTGGGGCCAGCTCAGCGCCTCTGCTGGGAGGGGCCGGCATGGGGCCCTCccagtctgtctgtctctccatctctctcctctctctgtctctctatctctccatctctctctttgtctctctctctctgtgtctctctatctttctatctctccctctctctccctctccctgtctctgtctgtctctctgtctctctatctgtccatctccctgtctctgtctctctgtctctatctctccatctctctctccttgtctctgtctctctctttctctctctgtctctttgtctctgtctctctgtccatctctctgtctctgtctctctctttctctctgtctctttctgtctctgtctctctgtctcttcatctctctgtttctttctgtttctccatctctctgtctctgtctctgtctctctctctctgtctctccatctgtctctttctctctctgtctctttctgtctttgtctctctctatctctcaatctctctctcctctctctgtctctctctgtctctctgtctgtctctccatctctctgtctctgtctctctgtctctccatctctctgtctctttctgtctctccatctctctgtctctgtctccgtctctctctgtctctccatctgtctctttctctctctgtctctttctgtctctgtctatctctccatctctctctcctctctctgtctctctttgtctctctgtctgtctctccatctctctgtctctgtctctctgtctctccatctctctctctgtctctctgtctctccatctgtctctttctctctctgtctctttctgtctctgtctctctgtctctctatctctccatctctctctccttctctctgtctctctctctttgtctctctgtctctccatccctctgtctctgtctctctgtctctccatctgtctctgtctctctgtcgctccatttctctgtctctgtctctatctcccccccccccacggGGCCTCCTCTGGCCGGCCCtggcctggggcagggggtgcGGAGCCAGCCCACTGTAGCCACGTTAGAACCCCCTCCACCTCCCGCTGCTGCTGAGCGAGTAAGCAGAGTCCCCCTGCCTCTGAGCCCCCCACAGTGGCCTCTATTCCTGCTGTTGGGCGTGGGGGACCCTGGGAATGTCGCACCCCCTCGcgaccctcagtttccccatccgtgGAGTGTTTGGGGCACCCTCTCTGGCCCAGGAGGTTCTGGGGCTCCGAGCTGGGCTTTGGGGCGGCCTGGGGCCTGCGCCCCCTGGTCACGCACCCACTAACTGGGGGGCAGGGCTGCAGGCAGGGGTGAACCCACCCCAGGTTGTGGGGTTGTGCtgagggcagggggctgggcaCCCCCAGGATTCTGATCGACCCCATCTACACCCCCAGAACATCCATCCACCAACCAAACCTCGTTGACAATAGAATCCATCACCGCTGAAATATCCTCCGGGGGCTGCGGCTTAATCACCTCCTGATTTGCATTTTTGCATATTAATGATGGCAGAGCTGCTAATTTCGCTGCATTATTTTAAAGGCATAGGAGCTCTGGAATTGCTGAGGGGTGAGATAGAACTTGGGGGCAGGGCTGAGGGGAGGTCTTTGGGGGTCCCACTCCTTGGGGCATCAGCCTTGGCATCAGCCAGGGGAAGCAGGATTCTGGAATTTTCTGCAGGTGGCTCTGGCCTGAGACTCCCACATCTGGAAAGTTGAGAATTTAGGATCACAATCTGTCTTAAAACCTTTGGTTTCCTCCTGATAGACCCTGAATCCCACCCTTCCACGTTGAGGCCAGAAACCGGGGGCCCctcagcagccccctcccctcggCCCCCACGTCCTGGCTCTCCCCCGCCCTCCTCTGAGCGCTcgcacctgctgttccctctgcctgctgCCCTCTTCCCGGTGGCTGGCCCCTTCTCGGTGTCACCACGCAGGGGTCTGGGAGGAAGGGCCGGCTCAGTCCCGTCACCTCCATTGTGCAgcgggggaaactgaggcaccgagGGTGACACCGGGGCTCAGGGTCACGTGGGCTCCACCGCAGACCCTCCCGTCCCAGTGGCCGCACGGGACTGAGCTGGGGGTCTCCCCGGTCCTGGGGTTGGCGCCCCGCGCTCGCCCGGAGCCCTACGGACCCTCCCGTCGGGGTCTCGCCCTCGCCGGGCTCCGCGGGGCGCTGCCGGCCGCGTCCAGCAGGGGGCGCGCGGGGCCCAGGAACCCGGGCCGGCCGCTGCGGCTGCGCGCGCCTCTCCGGGTCTCCGCGTGTGCGCGTGCGCGGGCGGCCGGGCTCACACCTGCCGCTCCGCCCGGGCCCGCCCGCCGTGCACACGCCAGCCCGCCGTGCACACGCCCGCCCGCCGTGCACACGCCCGCCCGCGTGGGCCCCGGCGGGTTCGTGCGTGCTGCGACGCGCGTGCACGGGCTCCCGGAGGCGTCCGCCTGAGCTGCCGTGCCTGCGGGCACACGCGTGTTCGCCCTTACACGCGTGTCCACACGTGCACTAGTGTTCATCAGGCGGACGCATGCGCCACGACGCACGGCTCCATGACGCACGTGCACGTGTACCGTGCACTCAGAGTGTTCACGTGCTCGGCCAAGCCTCCGTGTGTGCGTGTGCGCTAGCGTGTTCAGGGGGTGTACTGcgtgttccaacatgtttgtgtTTACAGGGTCAGGCACGTCTGTGCCTGttcacatgtgcatgtgtgtgcccaCGCGGTTCACGTCCTCGTACTTATGCAAAGGGCACACTCGTGTGCTCAGACATGCTCACACAGACATTCCCATGTGTGCCCTGGTGTTCACGTGTATTTGTGCAAGCATGCGTGTGCTCACACTCGGGTCCCCAGGGCCCTCCCCGCCAGCTTGCACCCCCTCCCCATCCACCTGAGCCCATCCTCTCTGCAGCCAACCCTTCCAGGCCATGACCccatcctgccccccaccccagcccctcacccTGCCTCCTGGCCTCCATTCCCCCCTACACACTACCCCCCAGAGCCCACCAGGCACAGTGTCATTCCCAGAGCCaaaccctcccagctccaggcacACGGTGGCCACCCCACACAGCCCAAAGCCCTGACTTGTGGCCCCCACGGATATGGGAAGTACATGCTGGGCATCAACAACCAGCCACCTGCCCAGCTGCGGGCAGCCAGCCCCTGGCCAGAGTTTCCAGCATTATGGGGCCCGAGAAGCAGAGGCCCGCCCTGGaatccccctcctccttcctccccactcGCAGGGTCAGCCAAAGGGGCTGCCTCCCTCATCCTCACCATTTTCTCCTCAGCTGGcgaactcctattcatcctttgGAACCCTATGCCATTGGCCCCTCTTGTGTGAAGCCTTCCCTGGTGTCCTGGGGGTGAATGGATAACAGGTCAACAAGGAAAGTTAGGCAGTGTACCAGCTGCCCCCCACTCCTGGCCCTACTGTGCCACCTTGGGGGGCTTCAGGCCAAATGTGCAGAAAGGAGACTAGCAGGGATGTGTGGAGGGCAGAACACCAGGGACCAGGGACTGGTGAATGCTGGTTCCCTGGCCCCACCCAGACAGCTGTCAGCCTGGGAATCTGCAGAGATGAGAAACAGCCAGGAACGGTGTGGACTGTGGCCCCTGTTGgcagctgcccccctccctccctctctgtccctctctcgcCCCCTGACCCTGGCCACCCCTTCGCCTTAGCCCCCATGGGCCATCTCCTTGGCAACAGAGGCCTTGGGGTCAGCTGCCCGATCGATCTGTTCTCACCCCTGCAGCCCCGACCCTGGCCCAGGATGGCGAGGAGGAAGTGGAGTCAGGCCTGGGGTTCTGGGGGTGGGGTCAGCAGGGTCAGAGGGCAGGAGATCCCCAGGCTGTGTGATCTGGGCACGCACCAGTGGCGAGACACttcccgggcctcagtttcccccaggcGCTCCATTCTTTGGAGTACTCACCGTGGGTGAGGCGCAGCGCTCCAGCCCACTGGGAGGACAGGGGACAGTGGGACAGGGGGATGGGGGCAATGTGCTTCTCTCGTCCCCTCTACAGCGGAGAGGACGGGACCCAGGAGAAGCCACGGGCCTGAGGCGGCCTGTCGGACAGCACCCAGGGCTGCGGGCTCAGCAGGCCAGTCAAAAGGCCCACAGCTCCCCTGCTCCCGAAGAGCCCACCGTTATTCCTTCTAGAAGCGTCCACCGTCATAGCTTCTGGAAGACTCCATCCCTGTCTCTCTGAGCCGCCTATCCTTCCAGTGCTGGGGGCAGGCAGGAAGCCGGCGGGGGGCTTCAGCTTTCCCCTTTGGTAGCCTCTGGCTGGGGAAGGACCCCACAAGAGCACCCAGGAGCAAGCGGGCTTTCTGGGGGTGTCCTCAGGGGTCGTGTGGTAGGGGGCAGCTTTTGGGGCATctccagggctgggggagggcctGGGGGTACACTGACTTGGGCCACAAGGGGTTGAGGCTGGAAGGGGTTTGGGGGGCCCTTGGGGGCTGGGCAGGAAGCTGGGCTGGATAGAGGGGGGTTCTGCTGCTCCCTGCTCTCTCTgcgcctcagtttctccacctgggAAATGGGCCAGGGAGGAGCCTCCGATGGCGGAGGGGGGGGTCTGCACATGGCCTCTGGGGGCCCCTTTTCCAGTGTGGGCACCCATGCCCACAGAGGTCGGGCTCCAGGCCCGGGGCGCACAGCTGAAAGTGGGGGGTCTGGGGCCGGGCGACGGGGCTCCCCACTCCCTCCACGGGGCTACTGGCCCTTTAAGGGAGCAGTGATTGATCCATCGCAGCCTTGGAAAGGTGATTAGTGGTCTGGGGGGATGTGCGGCTTCTAGTAAAGGGCCCCCCGCGGGGCGCTGGGGCCGCtcctgggggctggggctggataATCAGTGCCCCCATTTTGTGGGTGTGGAGACTGAGGCGCACAGCGGGGCGCACCTTTCTCTGGGGTCACAGAGGAGGAAGATGCACTTACCTGGCAGCATTCATCGAGCACCTCCTGTATTCGGGGTGCGCCACGAAAGCTGGGGCTCTCTGCTGTACGACATGCCGGGGCTCCCGTCCTCCTAGGGTGCAGAGAGGGTGATGATCCTAGtatgcagatggggaaactgaggtaggAGCTTGCACGAGCCAGAGGGGCTCAGCCAGGACAGGCAGGTTCCAGACTCGTTCCTGGGTGTGGGGGGGTCTCCCCCAGTGTGGTCAcctggagagggaagggaagggagtgggtgggggatgggccagctctccccccagcccccagccccttggTGCCAGGGCTGAAGCCAGATTTACCCGAGTGTGGGCTGAGGAGGTGGCCGGTGGGGGAACACTGGCCGGGGGGTGCTGCGGAGGGTGCCCCCTCCACTGCCAATTTCCTAGGCCTCCGGAGAAAGCTCCATTAGCTGTGGGGTCCCCAGAAGGACAGAGGACACCCGGGCAGCACACAGCCCAGCTCCCCTCCCCGTCCCTCAGGAGCTGTGCCCAAACGCAGTGGGcattcactgagcacctactgtgtgcacaGCCCGGGATCTGGGCCTCACCCACCCGCAGTCGCCCAGATGCCTCGCAGCTGATCGGTCCCAAGTGCTCCCACAGCGAACGTTTGTCGATTGACTAAAcaatattatttagcaataatgGAAATGGTAGTAAGTTAAATCCAAATCACTCAGACTACGCATCCGGCCTCATCTCCCCCATGAGTCTTCTATCTTTCAATCATTCCTAACATTTATGGAACACCGGCTGTATGCCCCAGCCACTCCCTT
This Choloepus didactylus isolate mChoDid1 chromosome 25 unlocalized genomic scaffold, mChoDid1.pri SUPER_25_unloc1, whole genome shotgun sequence DNA region includes the following protein-coding sequences:
- the LOC119525204 gene encoding basic proline-rich protein-like — its product is MEPHGSSGGRLREPVHARRSTHEPAGAHAGGRVHGGRACARRAGVCTAGGPGRSGRCEPGRPRTRTRGDPERRAQPQRPARVPGPRAPPAGRGRQRPAEPGEGETPTGGSVGLRASAGRQPQDRGDPQLSPVRPLGREGLRWSPRDPEPRCHPRCLSFPRCTMEVTGLSRPFLPDPCVVTPRRGQPPGRGQQAEGTAVSGCVTRGRRPQAAPKPSSEPQNLLGQRGCPKHSTDGETEGREGGPPWPASRFPSCSTGDFSLHGPCYPKPLHTARLPTMASHPPSLAPPWNDLPPVSGRCRDAGQLCLGAWGGRGPQRGQRSVEPPVGGRVGSGNPTPPLPGGNWAGKCPAGAVGRHPVFAQATWECGGTALGTPESGAAGPGPGGPLTFSPTPSSDPAPPSHECAFADLPNAPPTHRGSPSPWPPHQGHPASALSVPTMWLPRGLSCSSTHRGSRAPTSKD